A single Herpetosiphonaceae bacterium DNA region contains:
- a CDS encoding glucose-6-phosphate dehydrogenase assembly protein OpcA → MSGSDLSFAQDETYIVRPSEIESVLQRLWNEANGEGAETSVMQVRTLNLLVFVPAAHADADTLRAIDIAAVQHPGRTITMIVTDDEQAPVANVAIACRLGNSGKQLCGEQITITSGSGGAPLPSLAASLIVAGLPVFLWWHGDPPFAAPIFDSFVEIADRVIVDSQTWQNPFATLRALARNAAQHAPHIAYTDLHWTRLTPWRRMTAQCFDMPGATPELYRLRQVTIEHAPDDHDYVTALLFVGWLASGLDGAVAWTGDQQIALRSGQTAVTIELRKREGSAGIHRVTLRSADAEFAIEHRPETGCLRTEIALPGSTPIERMASLASQPLEQVIGDELNMLEHDRHFERALRIAASLVAQ, encoded by the coding sequence ATGAGCGGATCAGATCTGAGCTTTGCGCAGGACGAGACGTATATTGTCAGGCCGTCCGAGATCGAAAGCGTGCTGCAACGGCTGTGGAACGAGGCCAACGGCGAGGGCGCGGAAACATCGGTGATGCAGGTGCGCACGCTCAACCTGCTGGTCTTCGTCCCTGCGGCCCACGCCGACGCCGATACGCTCCGGGCGATCGACATCGCCGCCGTGCAGCATCCGGGCCGCACGATCACGATGATCGTCACCGACGACGAGCAAGCGCCAGTCGCCAACGTCGCGATCGCCTGCCGCCTGGGCAACAGCGGCAAGCAGCTCTGCGGCGAGCAGATCACGATCACCAGCGGCAGTGGCGGCGCGCCACTGCCGAGCCTGGCCGCCTCGCTGATCGTCGCGGGATTGCCGGTCTTCCTGTGGTGGCACGGCGATCCACCCTTTGCCGCGCCGATCTTCGATAGCTTCGTCGAGATCGCCGATCGGGTGATCGTCGACTCGCAGACCTGGCAGAATCCGTTCGCGACGCTGCGAGCGCTGGCGCGCAACGCCGCGCAGCACGCGCCGCACATCGCCTACACCGATCTGCACTGGACGCGGCTGACACCCTGGCGGCGAATGACCGCCCAGTGCTTCGACATGCCCGGCGCCACGCCTGAGCTGTACCGTCTGCGGCAGGTGACGATCGAGCACGCCCCCGACGATCACGATTATGTCACAGCGCTGCTCTTCGTCGGCTGGCTCGCCAGCGGCCTGGATGGAGCAGTTGCCTGGACCGGCGATCAGCAGATCGCGCTGCGGAGCGGGCAGACAGCGGTGACAATCGAGCTGCGGAAGCGCGAGGGCAGCGCGGGCATCCACAGGGTCACGCTGCGCAGCGCCGACGCTGAGTTTGCCATCGAGCACAGGCCGGAGACTGGCTGCCTCAGAACGGAGATCGCGCTGCCCGGCAGCACGCCGATCGAGCGCATGGCGAGCCTTGCATCGCAGCCGCTTGAGCAGGTGATCGGCGACGAGCTGAACATGCTGGAGCATGACCGGCACTTCGAGCGCGCGCTGCGCATCGCGGCCAGTCTTGTGGCGCAGTAG